Genomic DNA from Enterococcus saccharolyticus subsp. saccharolyticus:
CTATTTAACTTAATGAGAATTATCATTTGTCAAATGAGAATGATTCTCATTGTCAGCAATACTACCACGCAACTTTTGTTTTTTCAATCTATTTTTTTGTGAATTGTACAAATTTTCTGTTTTTTATCATGAAAATTAGCTGAAATAAGGAAAATTGGCTTTTTATTTTTGAAGGAGTATCATGAAAAGAAAGGGCTATTTTTTTAAAATAAATTAAAAGGTGGGAGAAAAATGACGGGTATCCTTTATTTTCTAGTCATTATTGTCGCAAATACAATTGGGTCCATTTCAGGCATGGGTGGTGGCGTAATGATTAAGCCGGTATTGGATCTGTTGGCACGTGATTCAGTGGCGGCAATTTCTTTTTATTCGACAGTGGCGGTCTTTGTGATGTCGATTGTTTCGACGTATCGCCAACTGAAAAACGGCATGTCGATACGTTTTCAACTTGTCCTTTTTGTGTCGCTAGGGGCAGTTATTGGCGGTATAGGTGGGAATGTATTGTTTGAAGAATTATTACGTTTGAATAACGAAGAAACGGTTCAACTGATTCAAATTATTTTGACGATTGTGACTTTATTGTTTGCTTTTTTCTATTCGCGTTATGAATGGAAAAATTTTACGTTGCGTGGGATTCCGTGGTATCTAGTTTGTGGGTTAATTTTAGGTTTTATGGCAAGTTTTTTAGGGATTGGTGGCGGACCCATCAATGTTTCGTTGCTGATGTTGATGTTTGCGATGCCGATTAAAGAGGCAACAGTCTATTCAATCTGCACGATTTTCTTTTCACAACTTTCGAAATTAGTGACAATCGCATTTTCTACAGGCTTTGTGCGGTACGATTTAACGATGTTGTGGTTTGTGGTTCCAGCGGCTATTTTGGGTGGGTTATTAGGAGCCAGAGCCAGC
This window encodes:
- a CDS encoding sulfite exporter TauE/SafE family protein — encoded protein: MTGILYFLVIIVANTIGSISGMGGGVMIKPVLDLLARDSVAAISFYSTVAVFVMSIVSTYRQLKNGMSIRFQLVLFVSLGAVIGGIGGNVLFEELLRLNNEETVQLIQIILTIVTLLFAFFYSRYEWKNFTLRGIPWYLVCGLILGFMASFLGIGGGPINVSLLMLMFAMPIKEATVYSICTIFFSQLSKLVTIAFSTGFVRYDLTMLWFVVPAAILGGLLGARASQLFPAKRITIIFQGVILCVLIINIYNASRLFW